A stretch of DNA from Gymnodinialimonas sp. 57CJ19:
CGCGAAGCGGCCACCGCACGCGCGACAGCGCGTGCCCCTGCCCCGGCGGGGCAGGGTCTTACTCAGTTCAAGCGGTCTTTGACCAACGGTCCAACCGCGCCAAAGTCCATCCGTCCGGCGTATTTGCCTTTCAATGCGCCCATGACCCGGCCCATATCACGGATGCTATCGGCCCCCGTCTCGGCAATTGCGGCGTCCACGGCCTTGGCGACTTCCGCCTCTGATAGCTGGCGCGGCAAGTATTCTTCGATCACCGCGATCTCGGCCTGCTCCTGCGCGGCCAGCTCCAGCCGCCCGCCCTCTTCGTAAACACGGGCGCTTTCCTGGCGCTGCTTCACCATCTTGGCCATGATCGCCAGCACCTCATCCTCGCCCACGCCATCGGCGTTCCCTTTGGCGCGGACTGCAATGTCTTGGTCCTTCACGGCGGCGTTGATCAGACGCAGCGTCGATAGACGCACCGTGTCCTTCTCGCGCATCGCGTTCTTGATTCCGTCGGTGATCTTGTTGCGCAAGCCCATGGTCGCATCCCAGGTGTGAAAATATTGAGCGCGATAGGTATGCGATCCGCAGCGATACAACAAGGCGCACCTTGACCGCGCGTCGGTGCGCCCATAAACCACCGAAAGTTTGCCCCGCCCCCTGCCACCTACCGGAGCCCTCCCCATGTCCGATCACCCGACCGCCTGCCTTGTCCTTGCCGATGGCACCATCTTTTACGGAAAGGGCTTCGGCGCCACGGGCATCCGGGTGGCCGAGCTGTGCTTCAACACCGCCATGACCGGCTACCAGGAGATCATGACCGATCCCTCCTATGCGGGCCAGATCGTGACGTTTACCTTCCCCCATATCGGCAACACCGGCACCACATCCGAGGATGATGAAACAGCCGATCCCGTCGCCGAGGGGATCGTGGTGAAATGGGACGTGACCGAGCCTTCCAACTGGCGGGCGCAGGCCCATTTGGTCGATTGGATGACCCGCACGGGCCGGGTGGGCATCGGCGGCGTGGATACACGGCGCCTGACCCGTGAAATCCGCCAGCAGGGCGCGCCCCACGTGGCCCTTGCCCATGACCCGGATGGCAATTTCGACATCGAAGCGATGGTCGCTGCCGCGCGCGGGTTTGCCGGGCTTGAAGGGGTCGATCTGGCCAAGGACGTGACCTGCGCCCAAAGCTACCGTTGGGACGAGATGCGGTGGGCCTGGCCCGAAGGCTATACCAAACGCGAAGGGGCGGCCCCCAAGGTTGTGGCTCTGGATTACGGCGCGAAACGCAACATTCTGCGCTGCCTTGCCAGCGCCGGTATGGATGTGACCGTCATGCCCGCCACTGCTACGGCGGAAGAGGTACTTGCCCAATCCCCCGACGGTGTCTTTTTGTCCAACGGCCCCGGCGATCCGGCGGCCACGGGCGCATATGCAGTCCCGATGATCAAGAGCGTCCTAGAGGCGGAAATCCCCGTCTTCGGCATCTGCCTTGGTCACCAGATGCTTGCGCTGGCCCTGGGGGCACGGACCGTGAAGATGAACCACGGCCACCACGGCGCGAACCATCCGGTGAAGGATCTGACGACCGGCAAGGTCGAAATCACCTCGATGAACCACGGCTTCACCGTGGACAGCCAAACGCTTCCCGAAGGGGTCTCGGAAACCCATGTCAGCCTCTTTGACGGGTCCAACTGTGGCATCGCCGTGGAGGGCAAACCGATCTTCTCGGTGCAGCACCACCCCGAGGCAAGCCCCGGCCCGCAAGACAGCTTCTACTTGTTCGAACGCTTCGCCGAGGCCGTCAACGCAAGCGCGAAGGCCCACGCATAAGGCGATGCGGGCCTCGCTCTGAGGGGCCGTTTACCTTTTCTTAACTGATTTTGCAGAACAATCGGCGCAGGGATCTAATCCGCTCGTCGAAAGGAACGCACCAAGGTTATGGATGGAGACGCGCCCGATGCCATGCGGCGCGACACGCTTGATGTCGCAGAAGACTCCGCTCTGGCGCATCCAATTACCCGTGCAATCCCCCATGAGCCGCCCCCCAAACGCCCCCGCGACGAGACGGCGCTTTTGCGTGCGCTGCTGTTGGAACGTGGACTTGCGGGCTTGGACCACATTCTCCGGGCTGAAGCCGCGATGCGGGGAACGTCTTTGTCCCTTGGTCAGGTCCTGACGTTTCAAGGGGCCATCAGCGAGGCAGAGCTTCTGTCTATGCTATCGCAAATATATGACGTGGGGATCGCTGACCTTGCGAGCGAGCGGCCTGCCCCTTCCCTTGCTGCAAAACTGCCCGCGGACGTCGCGATCGCGTCCGAGGTGGTGGTCTGGAAGCAGGCGGGCTCGGCTTTGGTTGTCGCCACCACAAGGCCGGACCGGGTGCACGTGCTGCACGCGCATCTGCCAGACGTCCGGCGCATCGTTCCCGTCCTCGCCCCGCGCGCCCAGATCATCGAGGCGCAACGCGCCGTCTACGGGAGGGAACGCGCCCGCGTCGCGGAAGGGCGCGCGCCGGAAAAACATTCCTGTCGCTCGTGGCGCGGGTACGCTTTGGGCCGCTATATCCTTGCAGCCACGATCCTTGGCCTCATCGTGTTGCTGCTGGCTCCGCTTGCCCTGTCCGAGGTTGTATTTGGCGTCGCCATCGTTGTACTCATTGGCAATTCCGTTCTGAAACTCTCGGCCTTCGCGCAATGCTTGCGCAGCGAGGCGCATTCCCCCTCCCCCCCTCAGAGCGCGGCGCGATTACTGCATTTGCCGACCGTCAGCATCCTTGTCCCCCTGTTCAAGGAACCCGAAGTGGCTGGGGCGCTCGTGGAACGCCTGCGCCGGATCGACTACCCGCGCGAGCGCCTCGATATCATTTTAGCCGTGGAAGAGGACGACCCCCTGACCCTGAAGGCCCTGCGCAAGGGCAGCTTACCGACGTGGATGCGGGCGGTGATCGTGCCCCGTGGCAGCCCGCAAACCAAGCCGCGCGCGTTGAACTATGTCCTCAATTACGCAAGGGGCGAGATCATCGGCATTTATGATGCCGAGGATCGACCAGAGCCCGATCAAATCCACCGCGTCGTGCAACACTTCTCTACGGCGCCCGCCAAGGTCGCCTGCCTGCAAGGGCGGTTGGATTACTATAACGCCCGTCACAATTGGCTAAGCCGCTTGTTTACCGTGGAATATGCCGCTTGGTTCAGGGTGCTTTTGCCCGGCGTCCAGAAGATGGGCCTTGTGGTGCCCCTTGGCGGAACCACGGTCTTCCTGCGTCGCACTGTGCTTGAGGCCGTCGGCGCATGGGACGCTCACAACGTGACCGAGGATGCAGAACTTGGGCTGCGTTTGGCGCGCTCTGGCTATCTTACGGAAATTGTCGAGACCACCACGTTTGAGGAAGCAAACGCCGCCGTTTTGCCTTGGGTGAAACAGCGCTCTCGGTGGCTCAAGGGCTATTTGATGACCTATGGCGCCGCGATGCGGCGCCCCGCAGTGCTTTTACGTGACCTTGGCGCATGGCGATTTTTCTGGCTTCAGATCCAGTTCGTGGGGGCGGTTCTCGGCTTTCTGTCTGCACCGCTCTTGTGGAGCTTCATGGTGAAGCCGTTCGGCATCTGGCACCCGTTGGATGCGGTGCTGTCGCCCTTCGCCTATGGGGTGCTCGCGACGATCATGTTGGTGGGGCTGTTCGGCTCTGTCGCGATTTCGATCTACGCCTGCCGCGCAAAACATCTGCGCCACCTCCGCGCTATCACACCGTTGGTGGAGCCTTACTACCTGTTTGGCACCATCGCCGCTTGGATCGGCTTGTTTGAACTGATGGTGAAGCCGTTCTTCTGGGCCAAGACCACCCATGGAAATTTCGGAGCCTCGCATCCAGACACGGACGACGTGGGGGTGTTGGAGGAGGTGACTAGCTCCGCTGCGCCTCTTCCCGCAGGCGGACTTGGAACGCGGTCGATAGATGCGCCTTGAGCGCATTGGCCGCGCGGTCTCCGTCACGGGCAGAGATCGCGTCAACTATGGCCGCGTGTTCTTCCAGTGCGACCGCCCCACGCCCCTCTGCCGCCAGAGAAGTCCGCGCCATCAACGCCATGGAGCGGTAGACGAGGTCCAACTGCTGCACCAGATAGCGGTTGTGCGAGGCAAGGTGGATCTGGTGATGAAAGCGCCGATTTGCGCGCGCCAGTGTTTCCGGGTCCGCCACCAGCGCCCGATCCTGTTCCACCATATCATACAGCACGGCGATTTCCTCGGTCGCCGCATGTTGCGCGGCGAGCCTTGCGGCCAAGCCTTCCAGTTCTTGGCGGACCGCATAGAGCTCGGCCATTTGCGCGTGATCCAGCGAGGCCACGATCAACGAGCGGCCATCCCGGGTCAGCAGGGATTGGGTTTCGAGCCGTTGCAATGCCTCACGGATCGGCGTGCGGCTGACGCCGAACCGGTCGGCCAGCTCACTTTCCACCAGACGCGAGCCGGGCCGGTACACGCCCCCATCAATCGCCTCCAGGATCATTGCATAGGCGTCTTTCTGCCCCACATCACTCATCGCGAAATCGTCCCCTTATCAAGGCCGTGGACGCTAAGCGCCGGTCCGGTCCCTGTCCAGTGGCTTGCGCAGGTGCCCGCGGGGGCGTAGGCCTCTGGGATGGCACAATTAACCGATATCGACACATGGGTCTTTGACCTCGACAACACGCTGTATCCGCCGGATATGGCGTTATTCCCGCAGGTTAACGCCAAGATGGCCGCCTATGTGTGCAAGGTGCTTGGGGTGACGCTGGATGAGGCCAACATACTGCGGCGAGAGTATTACCTGACCCATGGCACGACCCTTGCCGGTTTGATGCTCAACCATGACATTGATCCAGAACCCTATCTGCTGGATGTCCACGACATTGATTTTTCGGTCCTGTCGCCTGATCCGGCCCTTGCCACCGCAATCAAGGCCCTGCCGGGGCGCAAAATCATCTACACCAACGGCACCGCCCCCTACGCCGAGGCCGTCACCCACGCCCGCGGGCTGGAGGGGGTATTCGACGCGATTTATGGCGTGGAACATGCCGACTACCATCCCAAGCCATCACCCAAAGCCTTCGAGACGGTTTTCGGAAAAGAGGCGCTGCCTCACACCAAGGCCGCGATGTTCGAGGATGAAGCCCGCAACTTGCGCGTGCCCCATAGCCTTGGGCTGACCACAATTCACGTGGCCCCGGAGCCGGAGGAACAGGAATTCATCCACCACGGCACGGCGGATTTGGCGCAGTTCCTACAGGCGCTGCCGCGCTAACCCCCGTGTGTGTTTCCACGCCCGAGACACAACGCCGCTTTTCCCCGAAGGCGGCAGGGCCTACATCTTGCCCATGAATGACGTGCAGGACATCGATGTTTTCATTTCCGGCGGCGGTGTCGCGGGCCTTGCTGCAACCGTGGCCTTTGCCCAGGCGGGTTTCACGACGCTTTGCGCGGATCCTGCCCCCCCGGTGATAGCAAGGGAAGAGGCGGGCGCGGACCTGCGCACGACGGCATTTTTGCAACCCGCACAAGCGTTTCTGGAGAGAATTGGCCTGTGGACGCGCTTTGCCTCCCTGGCCACGCCATTGCAGGTCATGCGTATCGTGGATGCGGGCGGGGACGCGGGCGAGGCGCGGGCGAGCCATGATTTCCGTGCGGCAGATATCTCGGATCTGCCGTTTGGGTGGAACTTGCCGAATTGGGTGTTGCGGCGCGAAATGGTCGCCCATATCGCCACCCTGCCCCACGCCCGGTTTCTGCCCGGAACCGGCACGGCCCATGTGATGACGAGAGAGACAGAGGCGCGGGTCACCTTGAGCGACGGCATGCGCCTTCGGGCCAAACTGATCGTCGCGGCCGACGGCCGCTCCTCTCCGGTGCGCGAGGCGGCGGGGATCGGGGTGCGCACAACGCGCTACGGGCAGAAGGCACTGGCCTTTGCGGTGACCCATGATGCGCCCCACGAGAATGTATCGACCGAGGTCCATCGCAGCGGCGGGCCGTTCACATTGGTGCCATTGCCAGATCATGAGGGGCGGCCCTGTTCGGCGGTGGTCTGGATGGAACGCGGGCCCGAGGTTGTGCGGTTGGCGGGATTGTCGGAAGCCGCGTTCGAGGAAGAAATGACAGCAAGATCGGCCGGGCTGTACGGGGCGTTGAAACTGGCGTCACGGCGCAGTGTTTGGCCGATCATCAGCCAGATCGCCGATCAGATGGCCGCCGAGCGCATCGCCTTGGTGGCAGAAGCGGCCCATGTGGTGCCGCCGATCGGGGCACAGGGGCTCAACATGAGTCTTGCCGATATTGCATCGTTGCTGAGTACCGCGGAGGCGGGTCGCGATGATCCGGGCCGGGCGGAAGAATTGGCAAGATATGCCCGCGCCCGTCACGCCGAGGTTCGGGCCCGAGTGACCGGGATCGACGCGCTGAACCGAGCCTCGATGGCCGACGCGAAGGGCTTGCGGAATATGCGGTTGCAGGCGTTGAATGGGTTGTATGCCGTGGCCCCCGTCCGACACATGTTGATGCGGGCGGGACTTGGGGCCAAGGGCTGATTTTTCGATATTTATGAAAAGATGAAGCAGGGTGTTGCGCCCTGCTTCTGGGGTTTCGGATTATGGAAAGACCTGGTCCAGCGCGGTTTGCAGGCGGGCGAGTGCTGCATCGACGTCATAGAGTTTGTCGAGCCCGAATAGGCCGAGGCGGAAGGTCATGAAGTCCGAGGGCTCGTCCACCGCGAGGGGGACGCCCGCGGCGATCTGCATCCCGAGGGCAGCGAACTTGGCGCCGGATTTGATCTCGGGGTCGTTGGTATAGCTGACGACGACACCGGGGGCGCCGAAGCCGTCGGCTGCGACGGGAAGGATGCCTTTGGCTTTGAGCATCGCGCGAGCGCCGTTGCCGAGGGCCCATTGGGCGTCTTTTAGTTTATCGAAGCCGTAGTCACGGGTTTCCAACATCGTGTCCCGGAAGGCCCGAAGGGCATCGGTTGGCATGGTTGCGAGGTAGGCGTGGCCGCCGTTTTCATAGGCGAGCATGATGTTGTGCCAAGCCTTGAGGTCGCCCGCGAAGGAGTTCGACGTGGTTTCCTGCATCCGGGCCACGGCGCGGTCCGACATCATCACGAGGCCCGCGCAGGGCTGAGAGGACCAGCCTTTCTGGGGGGCGGAGAGCAGGACGTCGACGCCGGAAGCTTTCATATCGACCCAAGCGCAGCCCGATGCGATGCAATCCAGAACCATCAGCGCGCCGACCTCATGGGCGGCAGCGGCGAGGGCCTTGATATAGTCATCGGGCAAGATCACTCCGGCGGAGGTTTCCACGTGGGGGGCAAAGACGATACCGGGTTTCGTCTCGCGGATTTTGGCGGTGACTTCCTCGATCGGGGCGGGTGCGAAGGGGGATTGGGCGTCGTTGCCTGTGGGGCGCGCCTTCATCACCGTGACGTTGCCTGCAAAGCCGCCAGCATCGAGGATTTGCGACCACCGGAAAGAGAACCAGCCGTTGCGCACCACGAGGACATCTTCGTTTTGGGCAAACTGGCGGGCCACGGCCTCCATCCCGAAGGTGCCGCCACCGGGCACAAGGGCCACCGCGTCGGCGTTGTAGACGTCTTTCAAAATCGAAGAGATGTCGGTCATTACCGTCTGGAAGCTGGCAGACATGTGGTTAAGGGAGCGGTCGGTGAAGACGACCGAATATTCCAGCAGGCCATCGGGGTCGATTGTGTCGAGCAGGGCGTTCATGGTGTGATCCTCCGTTTGGCGTATGGATAGGGTGCCGGGGGCGGAGGGACAAGAGCGAGAGGGCGGGCGTCAAAGGGGTCCGGGGCGCTGTTCTTCGGAGAGCAGCACGTTGGCCTCCACATTACCGACGGAAGGCAGTGTCATGATGCGGCGCCGCAGGACGCGCTCAAAATCCGCCAGATCACGGGCGACCACGCGCAGGCGATAATCATAAAGGCCAAGAACATGTTCCACGGTCTGCACTTCGGGGATCGCGGTGATGGCGCGTTCAAAATCCTCCAGGCTGACACGGGATTTCGTCGCCAGTTTCACCCCAAGAAACACCGTCACGCCAAAGCCGATGGCGGCGGCATCGAGGTCCAACCTACGCCCCGATATCACGCCGCTTTCGGTCAGGCGTTTGATCCGACGCCATGCAGCCGGTTGGCTGAGGTCCACGCGGCGGCCGACCTCGGACGCTTTCAGGGTCGCATCTTGGGAAAGCAGGCGAAGGATCGCCAGATCGGTGTCATCAACGTCCATCATAGGGGATAGCTCATGGAATGCTTCAGGGAGGCAACCTGCATCAGCGCCTCGATATCAGCCATATGGGGCAGCGTCAGAATGCTGTCGCGGTAGAGCTGCTGATAGGCGGCAAGGTCGCGGGCGATGATCTTGAGGCGCGCATCGACGCGGCCCAGGAAAGTCTGGATTTCGATCACCTCGGGCACCTTGCGGGCCTGGGCGAGGAATTCATCGAAGGCGCGAGGATTGGTTTTGTCGATCGTGATCCGCAATGAGACCTCGACCTCGAACCCCAAGGCACGCCAGTCGATCACGGCGCGTTGGCCGCGTAGGATGCCCGTGGTTTGCAGCTTTTCCAGCCGTTTATAAGCGCCGGCCAAGGGAATACGGGCGGCTTCAGCCAGATCACCGACCGATTGTGCGGGGTCGGCTTGCAGCTGGCGCAGGAGGCGGCGATCAATGTCATCGAGCATGGAAATTCCGAAAATTGAAGCATCAGCGAATGATTTTCGCCGCATATAGCGAAATTCATCGAATTTGAATAGCGATTTTCCGCGAAAACCCCGCCATGTTCACCGCAAATTACGCATCAAAGGAGAGAGACCATGCGCGTTTACTATGATCGCGATTGCGACGTTAACCTGATCAAGGACATGAAAGTCGCCATTCTTGGCTATGGCTCCCAAGGCCACGCCCACGCGCTTAACCTGCGCGACTCTGGCGCGAAGAATGTCGTTGTGGCGCTGCGCGAAGGCTCTGCCTCCAAGGCAAAAGCCGAAGGCGAAGGCCTGACGGTTATGGAGATTTCGGAAGCCGCCGCTTGGGCCGACCTGATCATGTTCACAATGCCCGATGAACTTCAGGCCGAAACCTACAAGAAATACGTGCGTGACAACATCCGCGACGGCGCGGCGATTGCCTTCGCCCACGGTCTGAACGTCCACTTCGGCCTGATCGAAGCGTCTGACAAAGTTGACGTTATCATGATGGCGCCCAAGGGCCCCGGCCACACTGTGCGCGGCGAATATACCAAAGGCGGCGGCGTGCCTTGCCTTGTTGCCGTTCACAACGACGCTTCCGGCAAAGCGCTGGAAATCGGCCTGTCCTATTGCTCGGCCATCGGTGGCGGTCGCTCTGGCATCATCGAAACGAACTTCCGCGAAGAATGCGAAACCGACCTGTTCGGCGAGCAGGCGGTTCTGTGCGGTGGCATCGTAGAGCTGATCCGCATGGGCTTTGAGACACTGGTAGAAGCCGGTTACGAGCCCGAGATGGCCTACTTCGAGTGTCTGCACGAAACCAAGCTGATCGTGGACCTGATCTATGAAGGCGGCATTGCCAACATGGACTACTCGATCTCCAACACCGCAGAGTACGGCCAGTATGTTTCCGGCCCACGCATCCTGCCCTACGACGAGACCAAAGCCCGCATGAAGGGCGTTCTGTCCGACATCCAGTCCGGCAAATTCGTCCGTGACTTCATGCTGGAAAACGCTGTGGGTCAGCCAACGATCAAAGCATCGCGTCGCGCCAACGACGAGCATCAGATCGAGCTTGTCGGCGGCAAACTGCGCGACATGATGCCTTGGATCTCGGCCGGCAAAATGGTCGACAAAGCGAAGAACTAAACGTTTTTCGACACGTATTGGGAAAGGCAGGTCTTCGGGCCTGCCTTTTTCGTCAAGCAGAGGACGCGAGGGTGCGACGGCGGCGCTTATCTGATGACACGCGAGGTTGAGGAGTTGACGCCCCTGCAAGGGCGGGCGAAGTTACGCGGATGAAGGTTTCCATCCGCCCCGCGGTGACCGCCGACCGCCACGAGATCGCGGCGGCCAGCCGCGACACTTGGGAAGAGCACCGCACCCGGCAGCCTTATGCCTTCCCCGAGAACGGCTGGGAAATGCTGCTGAAGCGCGACCACGCTCACGCGTTTCTCTCTGGCGAGGGGTACCCTATCGGAGAGAGCGGCAATCTGTTCGTCGCGGAGGCCGACGGCGTTATTGTCGGCTACGTTCTTCTAAGCTGGCATCTGAGAGACGACGCACCAGACGCGCACAATGGCTCGATCGTAGATATCTGGGTCGATCCCAAATGGCGCAAGAAGGGCGTGGGCCATAACCTTGTGTCCTTCGCAAAGGAAATGGCGGAAACGGCGAATTGGGACAATCTTTACGCACAGGTATGGGCTGGTGCCCCGTCGAGTGATTTGTTCGAAACGGCCGGGTTTGCCCCAGCGCACGTCACATGGCGCTATGGCCCCGATCGGCCCGCTGCATTGATCGAGCCGCGGGCGAAAAAGAACAATTTAGCGGATGCGGCATGGAAGTGGGCTGTCGCGATTGTTCTAATTGGACTTTTCATCACGATTATGACCCAAGCATGAGCACGCCTTCCACCACTAAACCCGGCGTCACAAATTGGCTGCTCGTCATAGCCCTCGGCATTGTCTGGGGCACCGCATTCATGGGCACGACGCTGGCGCTAGAGGCGATAAGCCTTTGGTGGGTCGCAGCCGGGCGGGTAGCGATCGCGGCGGCGATCTTGTTGCCGCTCAGCGCCATGATGGGCCAAGGTGTGCAACATATCCGTGGCGCGCGGGCATGGTGCTTTGTGACGGTCATCGGGATCTTCAGCCTTGCCTTGCCGCTAACTTTGTTGGCGTGGGGCTTGAACTACGTCCCCTCTGCGTTTGCGGGCGTGGCGATGGGGGCAGTCCCGCTGCTCGTTCTGCCACTTGTCGCGATATTCTCGCCCGAGGAAGGGATTGGCCCGCGCCGCGTTATTGGCGTCTGCCTTGGCTTTGTGGGGCTTTTGTTATTGGTCGGCCCCGGAGCCTTCGGCGAGGGCACGATGGGCGGCCGCCTTGCCTGTATGGCCACGGCCGCGTGCTATGCCGTTGGGTCCGTGATGACCCGCCGCGCGCCAAAGATGCCGCCGATTGCTTTCGCCGCGGCCTCGTTAGCCATGGGCGCGCTGGTTCTGATGCCGTTGGCATGGGTCATGGATGGGCCGCCGCAGATCACCCAAACCTCCGCCGCTTGGGCGTTGCTCTATACCGCCGCGTTCCCCACGGGTCTGGCAGCAATATTGCGGGTGCAGGTCATCACCTCGGCCGGGTCACTTTTCATGTCATTCACCAGCTACATGGTCCCGGTCTGGGCCGTGCTGTTTGGCGTCACCTTGATGGGTGAGGCCCTGCCCCCGCAATTGTTCTGGGCGCTCGGGCTAATCCTGGTGGGGATCGGCATCAGCCAATCCCGCGCCTTGCTTCAGCAGCTTCGGCCCAAAACCAAAACCCAATAGCCATTCGCTTGTGCGAAACCGAATTGCGTGGCCTGGGCGGCCACCATATTGCGGCGATGCCCCGGAGACGCCATGAAGTCCTGGAAAACCTGCGCTGTACTCGCCTGCCCCTGGGCAATGTTCTCGGCGTAGAAACACGCCCTATAGCCAGCGGAGCGGATGCGGGACGCAGCGGTCGAGCCATTGGATCCGGTATGGGAGAAGTTACCTGTCCGGCTCATGTCATCCGCATGGGCCTGCGCCGCCGCTTGCAGCTCTGCGGAATGGCCCAAAGGCCGCCCCAAACCGTTCTGCGCCCGCAGTGCTGACAGCCGGGCACCGGCCGCGGCGATGTCTATGCTTTGCCCGAAGCTAAGGCGTTGGACGCCAGCGGTTTCCACGCTGGCGGTCTGGGTCGGCGTACAGGCCGAAAGGACAAGAGAGAGCGATACCGAAGCGGTCGCGAGACGGATCTTCATTTTGTGATCCCTTATATGTTTGCTCGATGCCTTTGAGGATGCCCGAGGCACCCGATTGGTTCAAGGGGAAGCGATTTACGTCCCTTCCTTACCTCATATTCTGACCTGTGGATATGCGGGTTAAAGGTTCGTTTAAGGCAATACTTGAATCAAATTTAGGTAAATAGTCCCACAAAAGGGTTGCACAAATGATATTACCCGCGCCCAGCGAGGTCCTGCGCAAGATGCCGCTGACGCGCCAGATGTGGTGCCATTTCAAGGGAAGCCATCTGCCCGTCGCGCACCACGACACGCCCCTCGACGATCAATTCGCGCACCCGCCGTGGCCCCGCCAGAAGCAGTGCCGCCATGTCCCAGCTGCCCGCAGCCTCCACCCCGGTCATGTCCCAAACGGCTATGTCAGCCCGGAAGCCCGGCGCGATCTGCCCGATCTCTTGCCCGCGCCCCAACACCTCGGCCCCGCCACGGGTGGCGATCCGCAGCGCCTCTCGCGCGGACATGGCGCCCGGCCCGCTGACAACGCGCTGCAACAGCATCGTTTGACGCGCCTCGTCCACCAAAGAGCCCGCAT
This window harbors:
- a CDS encoding DMT family transporter, with amino-acid sequence MSTPSTTKPGVTNWLLVIALGIVWGTAFMGTTLALEAISLWWVAAGRVAIAAAILLPLSAMMGQGVQHIRGARAWCFVTVIGIFSLALPLTLLAWGLNYVPSAFAGVAMGAVPLLVLPLVAIFSPEEGIGPRRVIGVCLGFVGLLLLVGPGAFGEGTMGGRLACMATAACYAVGSVMTRRAPKMPPIAFAAASLAMGALVLMPLAWVMDGPPQITQTSAAWALLYTAAFPTGLAAILRVQVITSAGSLFMSFTSYMVPVWAVLFGVTLMGEALPPQLFWALGLILVGIGISQSRALLQQLRPKTKTQ
- a CDS encoding CAP domain-containing protein, whose translation is MKIRLATASVSLSLVLSACTPTQTASVETAGVQRLSFGQSIDIAAAGARLSALRAQNGLGRPLGHSAELQAAAQAHADDMSRTGNFSHTGSNGSTAASRIRSAGYRACFYAENIAQGQASTAQVFQDFMASPGHRRNMVAAQATQFGFAQANGYWVLVLGRSC
- the ilvC gene encoding ketol-acid reductoisomerase, with the protein product MRVYYDRDCDVNLIKDMKVAILGYGSQGHAHALNLRDSGAKNVVVALREGSASKAKAEGEGLTVMEISEAAAWADLIMFTMPDELQAETYKKYVRDNIRDGAAIAFAHGLNVHFGLIEASDKVDVIMMAPKGPGHTVRGEYTKGGGVPCLVAVHNDASGKALEIGLSYCSAIGGGRSGIIETNFREECETDLFGEQAVLCGGIVELIRMGFETLVEAGYEPEMAYFECLHETKLIVDLIYEGGIANMDYSISNTAEYGQYVSGPRILPYDETKARMKGVLSDIQSGKFVRDFMLENAVGQPTIKASRRANDEHQIELVGGKLRDMMPWISAGKMVDKAKN
- a CDS encoding GNAT family N-acetyltransferase, with the translated sequence MKVSIRPAVTADRHEIAAASRDTWEEHRTRQPYAFPENGWEMLLKRDHAHAFLSGEGYPIGESGNLFVAEADGVIVGYVLLSWHLRDDAPDAHNGSIVDIWVDPKWRKKGVGHNLVSFAKEMAETANWDNLYAQVWAGAPSSDLFETAGFAPAHVTWRYGPDRPAALIEPRAKKNNLADAAWKWAVAIVLIGLFITIMTQA